A window from Musa acuminata AAA Group cultivar baxijiao chromosome BXJ3-10, Cavendish_Baxijiao_AAA, whole genome shotgun sequence encodes these proteins:
- the LOC135650395 gene encoding putative disease resistance protein RGA4, giving the protein MAMVLDTFVSRYVNDVAAFVEGEICKVLGVKKEIKALQETLETIRCFLQDAEQKSRSGDPVMELWVRKLKEVMYDADDVIDLCVMEGGKPLEVRKSASASGVVSLPFSYVSSCFRCTKYRHEIAGQIEAINDRLKRIAADNSILRNLQPASQKLHPKKSPPPRETSPLEVEEDIVGEQIEEAADDLINRMLENTEQKCRVFGIVGMGGIGKTTLASKIYNDERIKANIPIRKWLYISNDYSEIKLLRELIRCAGDETKAESFEGESRAELEPKLASLLTENLFLVLDDVWSPKVWTDFLRKPLSKGEGSRTILVTTRIKTVLSGVKASYMHHAEKMDDNSGWMLLGKTVFEAGEEDDMRRLEEVGRKIVRKCDGLPLAIKAIAGVLISKDRSTAEWEQVLQNDAWSTNRQIDEEVPRALHLSYEDLPSHLKQCFLYCSFFMWQVFHYNDIIRFWVAEGLIVEAGGRLMEDVAEEYYWELVSRNLVQVVPSAINKSLFCMHDHLRALATYLMKEEGLSITVGQRLDIKANAKIRRLSISNMGIKLILPDHIIEEKCLRTLMVRDSLSTTMIDDKVFEGLPNLRVLDLCETSIERIPNCIGDLLHLRYLDLDRTKIHEIPESIGRLVNLQTLNISGCKNLHKLPMTIARLHNLRSFVIKDTPLTHVPKGIKKLININRLEGFVIGHDNSTNEVDEAGCGLDELQPLSKLRYLSIYRLERAVTAASALAEKRSLRELILSWMPPEDGEDGDATDRGEDRRATTWRKEEQIQTGAEKICNELSPPSSLRNLFIEKFPGRQFPNWMMSSSLGESLPNLQYLFLVVLPSCTELPPLGMLPLLKSLKIIGAKAVKTIGPEFLGHSFPGTCAFPKLEYLEINDVPNWEEWSLCGVEEGGHRTHLKLFPNLTKCFLVDCPKLRALPEGLSHATNLKELYIWRVHNLREVTKLRLSYKLNVIDNKMLNRISDVAMKYLEVEDCPNLECVDNLDKLQHGVLICPEHMDQLPQWLSRLIDQQRPNSAQWSFRKLEVYCNVVLLRSCLDGNEHWNIIQRIPDVKFQTDSEEYMRYIKDPYKYDTNVPPE; this is encoded by the coding sequence ATGGCAATGGTTCTGGATACTTTCGTTTCGAGATACGTCAACGATGTGGCAGCTTTCGTGGAGGGAGAGATATGCAAAGTGCTGGGcgtgaagaaggagatcaaggcgctGCAGGAGACGCTGGAGACGATCAGATGTTTCCTCCAGGATGCCGAGCAGAAGAGCCGCAGCGGGGATCCCGTCATGGAGCTCTGGGTGAGGAAGCTGAAGGAAGTCATGTACGACGCCGACGACGTCATCGATCTGTGCGTGATGGAAGGGGGAAAGCCCTTGGAGGTTCGGAAGTCGGCATCGGCCTCAGGGGTGGTAAGCCTTCCTTTCAGCTACGTCTCTTCCTGCTTTCGGTGTACCAAATACCGCCATGAGATCGCAGGCCAAATCGAAGCAATCAATGATAGGCTGAAACGAATAGCGGCAGATAACTCCATCCTTCGAAATCTACAGCCCGCAAGCCAAAAACTCCACCCTAAAAAATCACCTCCACCACGTGAGACGTCTCCCTTGGAAGTTGAGGAGGACATTGTGGGGGAACAAATCGAAGAAGCTGCCGACGATCTAATCAATCGCATGTTGGAGAACACCGAACAAAAGTGTCGTGTTTTTGGGATTGTTGGAATGGGTGGAATCGGGAAAACTactctggcaagtaaaatatataATGATGAAAGGATCAAAGCAAACATTCCTATCCGAAAGTGGTTGTATATCTCAAATGATTATTCGGAGATCAAGTTACTCAGAGAGTTAATTCGGTGTGCAGGAGATGAAACCAAAGCAGAATCTTTTGAGGGAGAAAGCAGAGCAGAATTGGAACCCAAACTTGCCTCGCTCCTTACTGAAAATTTATTTCTCGTGTTGGACGACGTGTGGAGTCCAAAAGTATGGACTGATTTCCTGAGGAAACCACTAAGTAAAGGAGAAGGTAGCCGCACGATCTTAGTTACCACTCGAATCAAAACAGTGTTAAGTGGTGTGAAAGCCAGCTATATGCACCATGCTGAGAAAATGGATGATAACAGCGGGTGGATGTTGCTTGGGAAGACGGTATTCGAAGCTGGGGAGGAGGATGACATGCGTAGGTTGGAGGAAGTAGGTAGGAAAATTGTTAGAAAATGTGATGGACTTCCTCTTGCTATCAAAGCTATTGCAGGGGTTCTAATTTCCAAGGACAGAAGCACAGCGGAGTGGGAACAAGTCCTCCAGAATGACGCATGGAGTACGAACCGGCAGATCGACGAAGAAGTTCCAAGGGCTTTGCACTTGAGCTATGAGGATCTACCATCTCATCTGAAACAATGCTTTCTTTATTGCTCGTTCTTCATGTGGCAGGTTTTTCATTACAATGATATTATTCGGTTTTGGGTAGCAGAAGGCCTTATTGTCGAAGCAGGAGGTAGGCTGATGGAAGATGTAGCCGAGGAGTACTATTGGGAACTAGTTTCGAGGAACCTTGTACAAGTGGTTCCATCGGCTATAAACAAGAGCTTGTTTTGCATGCATGACCATTTACGAGCGCTCGCTACATACTTGATGAAAGAAGAAGGACTTTCGATTACAGTTGGTCAAAGATTAGATATAAAAGCCAATGCGAAGATTCGTCGATTGTCGATATCTAACATGGGAATAAAACTAATACTGCCGGATCACATCATAGAAGAAAAATGTTTGAGAACTTTAATGGTCAGAGACTCACTCTCAACCACCATGATTGATGATAAAGTATTCGAAGGGTTACCAAATTTACGAGTATTGGATCTTTGCGAGACATCAATCGAAAGAATTCCAAATTGCATCGGAGATCTATTGCACCTAAGATACCTAGATCTTGATAGAACAAAGATTCATGAGATACCAGAATCGATAGGGCGCCTTGTAAACCTTCAAACTTTGAATATTTCAGGATGTAAAAACTTGCACAAGCTTCCCATGACCATCGCGAGGCTACACAATCTAAGGAGTTTTGTTATTAAAGATACTCCTCTGACTCATGTACCGAAGGGAAtcaaaaaattgataaatattaatAGACTTGAAGGATTTGTGATCGGTCATGACAATTCGACGAACGAGGTGGACGAGGCTGGGTGTGGATTAGACGAGCTACAACCTCTTTCCAAGCTAAGATATCTAAGCATATACAGGCTAGAGAGGGCAGTGACGGCAGCTTCGGCACTAGCGGAGAAACGGTCTCTTAGGGAACTAATTTTAAGTTGGATGCCACCAGAAGATGGGGAAGATGGAGATGCCACTGACAGAGGTGAGGATAGAAGAGCAACAACATGGAGAAAGGAGGAGCAAATCCAGACGGGAGCCGAGAAGATATGTAATGAACTCTCTCCTCCTTCGAGCCTACGAAAtcttttcatcgaaaaattcccgGGTCGACAATTCCCAAACTGGATGATGTCGTCCTCCCTGGGCGAATCACTCCCTAACCTGCAATACTTGTTTCTTGTGGTGTTACCATCATGCACAGAGCTCCCTCCTCTGGGCATGCTGCCCCTGCTGAAATCTCTTAAGATCATAGGAGCCAAAGCGGTCAAaaccattgggcctgagtttctcGGCCACAGTTTCCCAGGAACTTGTGCATTTCCCAAACTTGAGTATTTGGAGATCAACGACGTGCCCAACTGGGAAGAATGGTCACTATGCGGGGTGGAGGAAGGTGGTCACAGAACACACCTGAAGCTGTTTCCCAATCTAACGAAATGTTTTCTGGTAGATTGTCCCAAACTGAGAGCTCTTCCGGAAGGCCTATCCCACGCTACCAACTTGAAGGAATTGTACATTTGGAGAGTTCACAACTTGAGAGAAGTCACAAAGCTCCGCTTGAGTTACAAGCTGAATGTCATAGATAACAAGATGCTGAACAGAATATCCGACGTTGCCATGAAGTATCTGGAGGTGGAGGATTGCCCCAATCTAGAGTGCGTGGATAATCTCGACAAGTTGCAGCACGGGGTCCTGATATGTCCGGAACATATGGATCAGCTTCCCCAGTGGTTATCCCGCTTAATTGATCAACAGCGCCCTAATTCTGCACAATGGAGCTTCCGCAAACTTGAAGTGTACTGCAACGTAGTGCTGCTAAGGAGCTGTCTCGATGGCAACGAGCATTGGAACATCATCCAACGGATTCCAGATGTCAAATTTCAAACTGATTCCGAAGAATACATGCGATACATCAAGGATCCATATAAGTATGACACAAATGTACCTCCAGAATAA
- the LOC135651375 gene encoding putative disease resistance protein RGA3 has translation MAMILNFFVSRYLKVVTEFLEGEMCKVLGVKKEIKSLTENLVKIRCLIQDAERKRRGSAVIDNWVRMLKDLMYDADDIIDLCTIEGGKLWKLRRHQRQRLKEMAEFNALVSEIVSATQEPQPHKTTTRETSPLEVEEDIVGEQIEVAAHNLIDAMLQKNKQKCRVFGIVGMGGIGKTTLARKIYNEQRIKDNFPISKWLYVSKDYSEIELLKELVRCAAEGAESFKGESMSELEPKLASLLTKNLFLVLDDVWSATVWNDFLRRPLSKGEGSCTILVTTRKESVLIGIRHSYIHQVEKMDENSGRMLLRKIVFEAGEEDDMRR, from the exons ATGGCAATGATCCTTAATTTCTTTGTTTCAAGATACCTTAAAGTCGTAACAGAGTTTCTGGAGGGAGAGATGTGCAAGGTGCTAGGTGTGAAGAAGGAGATCAAATCCCTGACGGAAAACTTGGTCAAAATCAGATGTTTGATCCAAGATGCAGAGCGGAAGAGGCGTGGGAGCGCCGTCATTGACAACTGGGTGAGGATGCTGAAAGATCTCATGTACGATGCCGATGATATCATCGATCTCTGCACGATCGAAGGTGGGAAACTTTGGAAGCTCCGCCGGCATCAGCGTCAGCG ACTGAAAGAAATGGCCGAGTTCAATGCCTTGGTGTCTGAGATAGTGTCGGCAACCCAAGAACCCCAACCTCACAAAACAACTACACGGGAGACATCTCCCTTAGAAGTTGAGGAGGACATTGTAGGGGAACAAATTGAAGTAGCTGCCCACAATCTGATTGATGCCATGCTCCAGAAAAATAAGCAAAAGTGTCGTGTTTTTGGGATTGTAGGGATGGGTGGCATCGGAAAGACCACTTTAGCACGTAAAATATACAACGAACAAAGGATCAAGGACAACTTTCCTATCAGTAAATGGTTGTATGTGTCTAAGGATTATTCCGAGATCGAATTACTGAAAGAGCTAGTAAGGTGTGCAGCCGAAGGTGCAGAATCTTTTAAGGGAGAAAGCATGTCAGAATTGGAACCTAAACTCGCCTCTCTCCTGACCAAAAACTTGTTTCTCGTGTTGGACGACGTTTGGAGTGCAACTGTTTGGAATGATTTCCTCAGGAGACCACTAAGTAAAGGAGAAGGCAGCTGCACGATCTTAGTTACCACGAGAAAAGAAAGTGTGTTGATAGGTATCAGACATAGCTATATCCACCAAGTGGAGaaaatggatgaaaatagtgggcGGATGTTGCTTCGGAAGATAGTATTCGAAGCTGGGGAGGAGGATGACATGCGTAGGTAG